AGGTTGAGCGCGGCGAAGATGTACTCCTCGGGGCTCAGCGCCAGCTGCTTGTTGCCCAGGATCAGCTGCGTGTCCACCGCCAGGAACTGCGGGATGGGGCACAACAGGTCCCATAAATCCCCCAGGCCCAAACCAGCCAGGCACAGCCTGCACCCTCCACCCCAAGCACACCCTATGTGTCCaccaccaggagctgcaggacgGGGCAGTGTCAGGGGCGGGAGGAACCAGCAGGTCCCATAAATCCCCCAATCTCAAACTAGCCAAGCACCCCAAGCACACCCTGCACCCTCCACCCTGCTTGTCCACCACCAGGAACTGTGGGACAGGGCAGTGTGGAGGAACCAGCAGGTCCCATAAATCCCCCAATCCCAAACCAGCCAGGCACACCCTGCACCATCCACCCCAAGGACACCCTGCGTGTCCACCTCCAGGAACAGCAGGATggagcagtgtcaggggtggGAGGAACCAACGGGTCCCATAAATCCCCCAATCCCAAATCAACCAGGCACCCCAAGCAcaccctgtgtgtccccacgGAGCCAGAGCACCCaggggtgctggtggcactgccCCCCACCAGCAGCTGGGGGTCCCAGCCCCCCGACTCACGCAGGTGAAGAGCAGGGCCCCCAGTGAGGCGTAGACGATGTCCACGATGCGGTTCCGGATGAAGATGCAGAGGATGGAGAAGAGCACGAGCACCACCAGGCAGATGATGAGCACGCCCCGGCATGAGGTGAAGTCGTACTTGGTCTGTGGGGAGGGGGATTGGGGGAGGTCAGAGCCTGGGGTAGAGCCCCCAGAGCCCGCAGGGAGCTCAGAGGGAGGGGTCAGCACCCCGCTCAgatcccacagacccagcagggagctggggagggctgtACCCCCCATCTGGGGTCCAAAGGCCCATGAGAGGAGATCCCACAGCCCCCCAGGAGCCCAGAGGGAGTCACTGGGGTGTTTCCCCCCTAGTTTGGAGccccccaggcaggagcaggggcagccctGGCGCTGACCTGCAGGGAGAAGATGACCACGGTGAAGCAGACGACGACGGTGATGCCGACAGCCATGATGACAGCCTCGGTGTCGTAGAAGCTGGCGATCATCCCCACCATGTAGGACAGGCTGACAGTCAGGATGGACTGGCAAGGCAAAGGGGGAACCCATCAGGCCTGtgtgcccagcctggcacccacaAACATGCCATGTACCCCCTGGGTCAGCATCCCCCAACCTTCTGTGTGCCCCTGGCTTGGAatccccaaatctgccccaacACTTCCATGGAGCAGCACCCCAAATCTGCCCCCTCAGCCTGGCATCTCTAAACCTGCTGTGTGCTCCTggctcagcacccccaaacccaccccatcgTGGCACCCCCAAACCTTCCATGTGCCCCCAACCCAGCATCCTTAAACCCTCTGTGTGCTCCTGGCTCAGAAACACCAATGCCCCACTATGGCACCCCCAAACCTTCCCCGTGCCCCAATCCCAGCACCCTTAAACCCTCTGCGTGCCCCTGGCTCAGCATCCCCAAACCCACTATGGCACCCCCAAACCCTCCAtgcgcccccagcccagcacccttAACCCCTGCCATGCCGTGTCCCTGGCCCAGGATGCCCCAACTCCCCAGCCCTTGCCATGCCATGCCCCTGGCCCAGGATGCCCCCACTCCCCACGCCCATCCAGCCGTGCCCCCAGCCCACCAGGGACACGAGGTTCCAGGGGTGCTTGCGGCGGAAGTCGCCGCAGCAGCTGAGGACGATGAGGGAGATGAAGAACACGGCGTAGGACACGTAGTACGTCCACACGTTGCGCTGCACGAAGCCCCGCACGCCTTTGACGAAGGTGAAGACGGTCACGAAGGCGAAGGTGACGGTCAGCTGCAGCGTGAGCACCAGGAACACCTGGGGACGGGGGGCAGGGTCACAGGGGGGTCCCCCAATGCCCCGCACCCCGCCCCGAGCCCCCCGTGTCCCACCTTGCGGATGAAGGCCTGCCGGATGCTCTTGTCGTCCCAGTGCGCCGACGGGAAGTCCTGGTTGTCATAGTAGGAGGGGGGCCCGTCCTCGTGGTAGGTGCTgtgcaggggggctgtggggagggggcacactGCTTGGGAGGGTCCCAGGAGCCACGGGGAGTGTCCCCCAAAGCCAGGTGTCACAGCTGGCATGGCTTGGGGCAGTGTCCCCCCTCACGGGGTCACAGCCAGTGCCATTCCCGGTGGGCATGGTCCCACAGGATGTGTGGGACAGCAGCCAGGAGCCATGGGGAGTGCTCCCCCAAAGCCAGGTGTCACAGCTGGCATGGCTCAGGGCAGTGTCACCCCTCCCAGGGTCACAGCCAatgctgtccccagtgggcacagtTCCCCAGGATCTGTTGGGAAGGAGCCACAGGGAGTGGAGCTCTGTGTCCCCCAAAGCCAGctgtcacagctggcacagctctgggcatgcCAGCACCATCCCTGGTGGGCATGGTCCCCCAGGACATGTGGGACAGCAGCCAGGAGCTACAGGGAGAGCTCCACAAAGCCATGGGTCACAGCTGGCACGGCTCTGGACAGCGTCCCTCCCTCCAGGGtccatccccagtgggcacagtcccccagctgccccccagGATCTGTGGGACAGCAGCCAGGAGCCACAGAGGGGTCCCTGCTGCCCCACTTGAGCCCCCTGAGCTGCCAGACCCCCCCACTGTCTGCGCTGCTCCCCCTCCAAGAGAGCCCCCCAGGGATTCCCTCAGTGCCCAAACCCAGgggctgccctgcacacctgaacccccagcctcaggcaggagcccaggtgtgtcacacacacagccccatgtGACACCCAGGTGTGCCACACACCCCCATGTAACAACCCAGGGGCTGCCCCACACACCTGAACCCCCAGCCTCAGACAGgagcccaggtgtgtcacacaccCCTGTGTGACAGCCAGGAGGTCCCCCAGCCCATTTGCAGCCCCCCACCCCCCTTTTCCCGGTACTTACAGTCCTGGTCTCCGGGGAccatgggctggggctgggcataGGGTGGCTGCCCATAGGGGCCCTGGGGGTAAGGCCCGGGCGGGGGGTACGGCCCGGGGGGGTACGGCCCGGCGGGGGGGTACGGCCCCGGCGGCGGgtacggccccggccccggcgtgAAGCCCGGCTGCGGGTAGGGCGTGGGGCCAAACTGGGGCTGGGGGTACGGGGCCACGGGGTACGGGGGCTGCGGGTACGCTGGGGGGACCGCGGGCGGCTGCTGGCCCCCGAAACCGTCGTTCGTCACCAGGAAACTCTTCTCGTGGGACATGGTGGCGCGCAGGCTGCGGCCGCCTTGGTGCTGCGGGGGGAGACAGGGGGTTAGAGATGGTGGCATCGTCCCCCATGGCTGTCACCCACCTCCTCATCACCCCTCACAGCTTTCATCCCCCTCATCTTCATTCCCCCCCAGTACAGCCATCAGCCCCTCATGGCTGTCCCCCCACAGCCATCACTCTGTCCTCAGTAGCCACACATGGCTTCCTTCCTCATCACCCCTCCATGGCCATCATCGGCCCCCCCATGGCCATCAAACCCCCCATGGCCATCACCCTCCCACTGCTGTCACCCCGTTCCTCATCACCCCCATGGCCATCAGCCCCCCAAGGCCATCAAACCCCACATGGCCATCACCCCTCCATGGCCATCATCAGCCTGCCATGGCCATCACCCTCCACCCTGGGGGTCCCATCTGGGAGATGCCCTGGGATGAGGGTCTCTACTCAGGGACACCCAGGATGGGGGTCTCTCACTCGTGGAATGCTCCAGGATGGGGGTCCCTCACTCGGGGGATGCCCCGGGATGGGGGTCCCTAGGATGGGGGTCCCCGCACTCGGAGACACCGGGGATGGGGGTCCCTCACTCAGGGACACCTGGGATGGGGTTCCCTTCCTCGGGGGGTGCCTGAGATGGGGGTGCCTTACTCAGGGATGCCCAAGGATGGGGGCCCATCACTTGGAAGATGCCTCAGGATGGGATTCCCGCACTCGGGGGATGCCCAGGATGGGGGTCTCTCACTCAGGAATGtccctgggatgggggtcccgcACTCAAAGAtgcctgggatgggggtcccttGCTCGGGGGATGCCCGGGGATGGGGGTCCCACACTGGGGGGATGCCCGGGGATGGGGGTCTCTTACTCAAGGTTgccctgggatgggggtccctccctcagggaatgctccagT
The sequence above is drawn from the Melospiza melodia melodia isolate bMelMel2 chromosome 1, bMelMel2.pri, whole genome shotgun sequence genome and encodes:
- the GRINA gene encoding protein lifeguard 1: MSHEKSFLVTNDGFGGQQPPAVPPAYPQPPYPVAPYPQPQFGPTPYPQPGFTPGPGPYPPPGPYPPAGPYPPGPYPPPGPYPQGPYGQPPYAQPQPMVPGDQDSPLHSTYHEDGPPSYYDNQDFPSAHWDDKSIRQAFIRKVFLVLTLQLTVTFAFVTVFTFVKGVRGFVQRNVWTYYVSYAVFFISLIVLSCCGDFRRKHPWNLVSLSILTVSLSYMVGMIASFYDTEAVIMAVGITVVVCFTVVIFSLQTKYDFTSCRGVLIICLVVLVLFSILCIFIRNRIVDIVYASLGALLFTCFLAVDTQLILGNKQLALSPEEYIFAALNLYTDIINIFLYILAIIGRAKE